In Sinorhizobium mexicanum, one DNA window encodes the following:
- a CDS encoding glycosyl transferase: MASVLAASGGVKQVICINWGTKYGPPFINRLYAMVARNITPPFTFTCFTDNRSGLRPEILCEDLPPLDVAMPTNTKGIWPKARLWGPKLGNLTGPVLFLDLDLVIVGSLDSFFEFGGPDDVVLARNQTTPFERLGQTSLFRFPVGKLVPLQEKFRADPQGVADEYSFEQRFVTRNAPGGVKLFPRRWVLHFRQDCRWPFPLNYFLAPRLPADGRVVLFPRSLLPQHAIDGQFGYKSRPTTPLGHIRGLFAPDRREKSAFRYLRHYIRPTPWVAEHWHE, from the coding sequence ATGGCAAGCGTTCTGGCGGCAAGTGGCGGCGTCAAGCAGGTGATATGCATCAACTGGGGCACGAAGTACGGTCCGCCCTTCATCAACCGGCTTTACGCCATGGTGGCGCGCAACATCACGCCGCCATTCACCTTCACCTGTTTCACCGATAACCGCAGCGGCCTGCGGCCAGAAATCCTCTGCGAAGATCTGCCGCCGCTCGATGTGGCGATGCCCACCAACACCAAAGGCATCTGGCCGAAAGCACGGCTCTGGGGTCCAAAGCTCGGCAATCTCACGGGACCGGTATTGTTCCTCGATCTCGATCTGGTGATCGTCGGATCGCTCGATTCGTTCTTCGAATTTGGCGGGCCGGATGACGTGGTGCTCGCCCGAAATCAGACGACGCCGTTTGAACGGCTCGGACAGACGTCGCTGTTCCGTTTTCCGGTCGGCAAGCTCGTACCCTTGCAGGAGAAGTTCCGCGCCGATCCCCAAGGCGTCGCGGATGAATACAGTTTCGAGCAACGCTTCGTCACCCGCAATGCGCCGGGCGGCGTCAAACTCTTTCCGCGGCGCTGGGTCCTGCATTTCCGGCAGGATTGCCGCTGGCCCTTTCCGCTCAACTATTTCCTGGCGCCACGGCTGCCTGCCGATGGCCGCGTGGTGCTCTTCCCCCGCAGCCTGCTGCCGCAGCATGCGATCGACGGGCAGTTCGGCTACAAGAGCCGGCCGACGACACCGCTCGGGCATATCCGCGGCCTGTTTGCGCCAGACCGACGGGAGAAAAGCGCGTTCCGCTATCTGCGTCACTACATCCGCCCAACGCCATGGGTGGCGGAACATTGGCACGAGTGA